Genomic segment of Microbacterium sp. M28:
CGCCGTCGTCCACGCCGAGACCGTCGAGCACGTCCAGCAGACGATGCGCATCGCGACGGAGACCCGTACGTCTGTGGTCATCCGCGGCGCAGGCACCGGACTCGCCGGAGCGGCGAACGCGGGCGAGGGCGAGATCGTGCTTTCGACACGGCGCATGACCCGCATCCTCGAGATCAGGGCGGATGATCTGCTCGCCGTGGTCGAACCGGGAATCCTCAACGCCGACCTCAACGCGGCGCTCGCGCCGTACGGCGTCTGGTGGGCACCGGATCCCGCAAGTCGCGACATCTCGACCGTCGGCGGCAACATCGCGACCGGCGCCGGCGGGCTGCTGTGCGCGAAGTACGGCGTCGTGCGGGATGCCGTCCTCGGGATCGATCTCGTGCTCGCCGACGGCCGCCTGCTGCGCCTCGGTCACCGCACCGTCAAGGGCGTGACGGGGCTCGATCTCACGTCGCTCGTGATCGGTTCCGAGGGCACCCTCGGCGCCGTCGTCGGCGCCACGCTGAAGCTTCGCCGACTCACCCCCGGCACGACCTGCACGATCGCGGCCGTCTTCCCCGACGCCCGTGCCGGGGCGATGGCATCCGCTGCGGTCACCGCCTCCGGCATCCAGCCCGCCATCATGGAGCTGATGGATGCCGCGGCCCTCGCCGCCGTGCACGACCTGCTCGGACTCCCCGCTCCGGCACCCGGGTCTTCGCAGTTGACCATCCAGACCGACGGCCCCGCCGCGCGGGACGAGGCCGACCGCATCGCGCAGGTGCTCACCGCCCACGGCGGCGCAGTCGCTCTCTCCGACGACCCGGCCGAGGGCGAGCGTCTGCTGGCGATCCGCCGCTCGATGCACGCCGCGATGGCGGCGCTCGGCACGACGCTCATCGAAGACGTGTCGGTGCCGCGCAGTGCGCTCCCGACCATGTTCGACGAGATCGCACGCATCGAACGCGAGTACGGGATGACGATCCCGACCGTGGTGCACGCCGGCGACGGCAATCTGCATCCGAACTTCATCTTCGACGGTCCAGAAGTCCCCGCGCAGGTCTGGCAGGCGGCCGATGAGCTGTTCCGCGCAGCGATCCGCCTCGGCGGCACCCTCACGGGAGAACACGGCATCGGCACGCTGAAGAGCCGCTGGCTCGCTGCGGAGCTCGGCGAGGACCAGTGGCGGCTGCAGCGCGACATCACGCGCGTGTTCGACCCCGCCGGCATCCTCAACCCCGGAAAGGTGTTCACGGCGCCATGACCGACATCCACGTGAGCGCGGCGATCATCCGCGACGCAGACGACCGCGTCCTGGTCGTGCGCAAGCACGGCACCGTGCGGTTCATGCAGCCGGGTGGCAAGCCGGAACAGGGCGAGAATCCCGCCGAGACCCTCGCCAGGGAACTCGAGGAGGAACTCGGCCTCCGTGTCGCGGAGGCCGATCTCACCCCGCTGGGCGAGTTCGTCTCGGCGGCGGCGAACGAGCCGGGGCACCGCGTCGTCGCATCAGCGTTCGCGATGCGCGCCGAACCCGATCAGGTGACGGTGCAGGCGGAGCTCGCCGAACTCCGCTGGATCACCCCGGCCGACATCGAAACACTGCCGCTGGCGCCGCTCAGCCTGGAGCATCTGCTCCCGCTGGCCTGGCCTGGTCGGGCCTAGGCACCGCCGCTCAGATCCCCTGCCAGGCCGGCTTGTTCGCGAACGTGTAGCGGTAGTAGTCCGCCAGCTTCAGCTTCGAGGCCGCCGCTTCGTCGACCACGACCGTCGCGTGCGCGTGCAACTGGATCGCCGAGCCGGGCAGGAAGGCGGACAGCGGCCCCTCCACGGCATCCGCAACGGCCTGGGCCTTGCTCTCGCCGAACGCGAGCAGCACGAGATGCCGCGCCTCGAGGATCGTGCCGAGGCCCTGGGTGATGCAGTGCATCGGGACGTCGTCGATCGAGTCGAAGAAACGGGCGTTGTCCTCGCGCGTCTGCTGAGTGAGCGTCTTGACCCGCGTCCGGGAGGCGAACGACGATCCCGGCTCGTTGAAGCCGATGTGGCCGTCGGTGCCGATGCCGAGGATCTGCAGGTCGACTCCGCCCGCCGCCGCGATCGCTGCCTCATAGTCGGGCCCCGCGTGCTCGATTCCGTCGGATGCGCCGTTGGGCACGTGGATGCGCCGAGGATCGAGTCCGAGCGGCTCGACGACCTCGCGGGTGATGACCGACCGGTAGCTCTCGGGGTGCGCAGGGTCGAGACCGACGTACTCGTCGAGTGCGAAGCCCCGAACCTGCGAGACGTCGACCCCGGCGAGACGGCTCTTCAGCGCCTCGTAGACCGGCAGCGGCGTGGACCCCGTCGCAAGCCCCAGCACGGCATCCGGACGCGCGGCGATCAGCGCGGCGATCTCCTCCGCGACCAGTGCACCAGCGGCCGCCTTGTTCTCGACGATGACGACTTCAGCCATGGGGAACGATCTCCTTATCGGGCACGGGCGCGTGTTCGGATGCTCCGACGAGCGCCGCGCCCAGCGCCGCAGCGGGCGAGCCGACCGGCAGCAGCTCGATCCTCTCATCGAGCCGCAGCGAGCGCATGAATGCAGAACCCTCGGCTTCACGCCGCAGGGCGTCGACGATGTCGGTGTGCAGGCGGTCGCCGAGCGCGGTGAGGCCGCCCCCGATCACCACGGTCTCGACGTCGACCGAGAGCACCAGGATGCGCACCGCGGCTGCGGCGCCTCTGGCGAGGTCCGAGCGCAGTGCGAGCGCGTGAGGGTCGCCGGATTCGGCTGCTTCGAAGATGTCACGGACCGGAAGCGCGCCTGGGCGGCCCCAGGCCTTCGCCAGCGCGC
This window contains:
- a CDS encoding FAD-binding oxidoreductase, which produces MSALAALRAALGEIVDVSEASLEAARADRSGHAAPGRPIAVVHAETVEHVQQTMRIATETRTSVVIRGAGTGLAGAANAGEGEIVLSTRRMTRILEIRADDLLAVVEPGILNADLNAALAPYGVWWAPDPASRDISTVGGNIATGAGGLLCAKYGVVRDAVLGIDLVLADGRLLRLGHRTVKGVTGLDLTSLVIGSEGTLGAVVGATLKLRRLTPGTTCTIAAVFPDARAGAMASAAVTASGIQPAIMELMDAAALAAVHDLLGLPAPAPGSSQLTIQTDGPAARDEADRIAQVLTAHGGAVALSDDPAEGERLLAIRRSMHAAMAALGTTLIEDVSVPRSALPTMFDEIARIEREYGMTIPTVVHAGDGNLHPNFIFDGPEVPAQVWQAADELFRAAIRLGGTLTGEHGIGTLKSRWLAAELGEDQWRLQRDITRVFDPAGILNPGKVFTAP
- a CDS encoding NUDIX hydrolase, yielding MTDIHVSAAIIRDADDRVLVVRKHGTVRFMQPGGKPEQGENPAETLARELEEELGLRVAEADLTPLGEFVSAAANEPGHRVVASAFAMRAEPDQVTVQAELAELRWITPADIETLPLAPLSLEHLLPLAWPGRA
- the nagB gene encoding glucosamine-6-phosphate deaminase gives rise to the protein MAEVVIVENKAAAGALVAEEIAALIAARPDAVLGLATGSTPLPVYEALKSRLAGVDVSQVRGFALDEYVGLDPAHPESYRSVITREVVEPLGLDPRRIHVPNGASDGIEHAGPDYEAAIAAAGGVDLQILGIGTDGHIGFNEPGSSFASRTRVKTLTQQTREDNARFFDSIDDVPMHCITQGLGTILEARHLVLLAFGESKAQAVADAVEGPLSAFLPGSAIQLHAHATVVVDEAAASKLKLADYYRYTFANKPAWQGI